In Fragaria vesca subsp. vesca linkage group LG5, FraVesHawaii_1.0, whole genome shotgun sequence, the genomic stretch CATCATCACCTGAAATAATCTTCTCACAAAGAGAAAAAAAAACATCAATATATAAGTTTAACAATCAGATGTCGGCTTGTCTGAACTTAATGACAGACACATCAGTTTTTTATTTTTGCTTTGTTTATTTCAAAAATATCAAATCATGAGTCCTGATTAATATGTTTGCATGCTGGCATATAACTAGAAAACTAGCGTTTAGGTTGCATTCTACAAAAGAACTATGTACAGCATATAAAGTTGAGGCATGTAAAGCAAAGATTTACTTTTATAGGAATCTCCCAAACAAAATAAGGAGAAATAATTTCAATGAATTAAAAAAAATTCCAGTGCGCATGTTCAGAGAAAGATCAGTTGAGAAAAGTAGGTTCAGCCGTTTACAAAAAAGGTACTGAGGTTCATACCTTTGACTTATGTCGATTAGCAGCAACAAGTTGGGAAACTTTACTTGCACTCAATGAACTTGCATGACCGTGGTTAGAGCCTTCAGCAGGGTCATCATCAAAATCATCATATGATTCAAGCTTCCTGTTCAATTCTAAGTTGGTTGGATTAGTTCGCACAATTGACAAATGAGTTAATTACAATGTATAAGAGCAAGGACATACCCATTTAATGGCTTCAGATGTTTCTGGGGTCTATCAGTTCTTGGAGTGATGGATTTGAAAAGGCCCTTCTGCTTCAACTTTTCCTCAAGGGCAGCTCTTACTTTCAACATTTTCATGCTCTGTAAACCAACTTCATCATTCTGCCACAAAGTAAGAGGTAAATAAGTAGATACATAAAAAGTTTCAAAAGAAATCAAATGAGGATTTAACACTAGCTGACAGCATTGCTCAGTATGATTTACCTGACGTTTGCGTTTTCCCATCTTTTCATTATCCTTCAGAGATTTCACCTTTTCCTGCTCGATTGTGTTATGCGACTGCAATAATTATGTATGAATCACTCATGTGAAAATCCAGGAAAGTATATATTAGACTGCTGAAAGACAAGATGCAGTACCACAGCTGCTTCTTTTGGTTCAAGTGAGACAAGTTGGGGCCTGTATCCTTCAGCAAAAGTATCTGATGCTTCTGCAGCATTCTCTATAACTGATTTCATCACGGCTTCCATCCCATTGTATTTATTTATGATTTCCTCAAGATCAGATGGAAGATTCTCATCAAGTTTCTTCATCTGTCAAGTGAAACAAATTAGCCCCATATTTGAAAAATCAAAAGCGGGTACTATGAAAGCTTGTAAGGAAAAAGAAAGAAAAAAATATCCAATTAAGGACAAGCAGAAGACCGACCCAAGCGGGTCGGACACCAACCAGTTTCAATTATCCAATTCAACCGGTTTCAATTACCAACAATACCAAATTACTTTAAAATTAAAAAATAAAAAGAAGTTCCATGAGAACCAACAGACATAACAACTAACGAGCTTTATGAATATTAGAACAGTTGCTACAGGGCTGCTACCAAAATTTCCAAACAGCACAAAGACATGAAAAATTAATGTAATGAATGATCATGAGAAGAGTTGCTTAGTCTCCAGAGAAGGGACACAATTATGCCATATATTTGTCACATTGTGCGGATTCCATCTCAAGTAAAATGATTGGAGATGGGAGCAAGAGCACAATGCACTCCGTGCACTATGTACAGAGCTCTTCTAATCAAAGAACCTCTCTAAAAAGAAGTAAAAGGGATTGTTCGAATCATTCACCGTCCAATGATCTAAACTTTCATTGGAAATTTTAAATTCCCCACAAGAAATCAACAAAATCAGAAATAGTTTGACCATTTGATTATAATCACATAGGTTTCAGTAGATGGCAAAGGGTGCTAGTCAATTTATTTGGCTCAGTAAAATGACACCAACAGAAAGAAATAATTCAGATCATCAGATTGGCCAAGATTTGTGCCACATACGACACCATTTGGTTCTTACAAATAAAAACAAAAACAGATGCTGCTAAAATGGACTCTACATACAAATAGGCAATCATGTTGCTGTTTGTGTCCTCAAGTAATCTAGAGACTATGTCCTAGAAATGATCATTCAATATGAATTAAAATTTAAAACACAGGGGTGGGGTGGGGTGTGGGCTGCCAATGGAATAAAGCTAACCTTATCCAATAAGTTCTTGATCTCTACAAGGCGAGCAAGTACAGGATGATCACGAACTTGTTGGCCTTCAGACTTCAGAAGAAGGTAGAAAGTTATTGCTTGAGAATATGCCAATAGAAGAAGCTGCTTCACCTCTAGATAGCGCATTCCTCCTTCCATCATGACCTCACCCTTTCTAACCTTCATAAAGCATGAAAATATCCATAATTATTCACATTGTCCGCCAAATATAGCATCATAGTCCAACTAGAAAACAACTGTCAAACAAGCATCAGCCTGAAGCACAAAGTAATGCCCTGGAGGATAGAAACAATAATACCATTTTTCTGGTTATAATGGACGAAAGAGAACAGTTGAGTCTTAGACACCACCGAGAAGTAAGGTAAAAATGAAACAACCTATCACAAGTAACTTATATTAGCTCCAACAGAACATGGGAGCATATGTCACTATCCATAAAATTGAAAATCTAAAGAAATGTTCTTTCAATGTCTAAAGAAGAATGAATCATCCTTTTTATACCCTAAGTCATTTCTGTCCATATACACTAAATCAATCACAGGATTATCCTAAGAATATTTCCTGCCTGATTACCCTTCCTAGCAGATGCTCCATGCAAAGATGAGAATAGAGGGAAGACCAGGAACACTGACATTCGTACCAGGGTTATAAACATATTGCTGATAGAAAATGAAAAGTACCTTGCTTAAAATTGGGTCAACTCTGTTTTCGAGCTCTTCCAGTGCATCATTCAGCTCTGCAAGCAAGCCAACCAGCTCTGGTGCAGTACTGTATGGAAAAAATATTAATTATCAGGCAGCACATGAGACGATGTAAAACTAAAATAAATGACTATTTTTACTCGAGGACCCACTAAGGCAATCAATTGAGCTTAGTCAAAAGTCAAAACCACATTGCAGTGAGGAATCAAACTTCCCGAGGTAATAATAAAAATTTACAAGCATCACATACAAGCAAATATTCCTCATACACTGTGTTAGCAAGTATGAAACTTCCCCCTCAATAATCTTATTCCAAATATCAACCTTAGCTATCATGTTATCCCCAAGTTGTTATCATCTTTTCCTCTTTTGGCAATAAAAGAACTATTCCTGAGGACTTCCTTGTCCCATAAAATTCATATACAATTACCTGCCACACTACACAAATAAGATCTCTGTTCTCAGTCCTCATATCCAGGACTCCAACAACATAGCCCTTAATATAGGATAAACACGGCTAATTGTAAATGCAAGCAACCATTTATCCAATGTAAAGCACTTGTATAAATTATCAGAATGCATACAGAAACAATTATAGGACACACATATATTACAATTACTAAGGACCTTACTTGTTTAAAACAGATAATTGCTCCTCCATTGACAGAGCATTCAAATCTTTCTTGACCTCCTCATGAGCTGTGTCCATGTCATCTGCTACTTCTATTATCGCTCGAGACTTTTTTTCACTTTTCCCATGAACTGACATTTCCTATACAAATAAAGGAATTTGTATGACATCCCATGTCAATGAACTAGAAATGATAATTTTTTTTTTCTAAACATTTATGTGAGTCCATTCACCACTCACAATCACGACCTAACAAAATAATTTTTTCTGCAAATCTCACCCCTAAGGTCAATTCCCTATTACTCTCATCTTCACTATCATCCTCAAACCCAAAGTCTGCCAGTGTTGATGACTTTGCTTTTTCTCTCCGAATCCTCTCCGCTTCTTTTTCTTCCTCTTCAGCGGAGTCATCGTCACTTGATTTTTCCTTCATCAGTCAAACGGGAGGGGGAAAAAACCAAAATTAATAAATGTCCATATGTACCCAATATCAAAACAAATAAAGAAATGCTCAGCAGTAACTCAATTCTTACACATGCAGAAGTGAAAATGATTAAAGAAAGGGAGGAAACATTTGTAAGAGCAGGTCATCACCTCAAAATCACGATTATCGCCACCATGAAATTTAGGTCTCCGTCCTCCCCATATCAGCTTTTCTTCTTCTTCTTCATCTTCTTCATCATCATCATCAAGCATTTCATCCTCACCTCCGCCAAACTTCGCCCTCATATACTTCTGCTGCCTGACAACTTTAGCCCATACATACATAAGCAACAAGAAGTTTGTAACTTCAAACCAGCCAAAATGACACACACACTAGACGAATATTCTGATCTTTATCACCTAATTTGGGTCGAATAATACAATTCAAAAAAATTTTCACAAGACAGAGGTTTATCCATAGAAAGAATCTAGAATGAAAAATAATATAGTAACGTAGCGAATTCTCCACTGATACAGGCCTGTTACACATGATTCATGAAACTACCTCTTGGTAAAAGCAGAATTTTAAGAAAACAAAAACAAAAATAAAGTAGAACAACTGAGGACAGGTTTTCGGAGTCTAAACAACATTTAAGTCTACAGAAACTCGCCGGAGCTATTATTGAAATTAAACACAATCTCAGAAGATCTCCCTTACTTTTTGCAGTCAATCCGGTCTCTGGGATGTCATCGTCGTCTTCGTCGTCCTCGTCATCATCAACATTCTGTGAACAATATTAGCAAATATTCAAAATTTACAGAAATTACTTGACTGAAAATGAAGTCTAAAAAAAATTGAATAAAAACCTGAAGAGCGAAGACGGTTTGCTCGTTATCATCATCATCGGAATCTCTGACGTCTTGATCAAGGTCCAGGGGAACAATATCTCTTTGTTTCATAACTGTCACAATAAACCATCAACACCGAGAAATTGCGAGTAGATTTCAGTAACAAAAAAGAAGAATGAAATAAGGAACATACAGGCATCGACTTCATCATCCATGTCGTCGTCGTCTTCAACAGGGAACTTAGTCTTAGTAGGGTTTCGCTGGCTCTTTCCTCTCTTCCCCATCGTTTTTGAGCTCCAGGGAGGACAGGGTTCAGGGTTTTGAGAGGAGTAGGTTGACGGCACGGCTTCATAACAGGGTGTGGATAGGGCTGGCAGGGCCAACAATTAAAATAAAGGAATAAATAATTTTTTTCCCGATGTAAATTAAGATTAAAATAAATAATTTCTTTTGATATAAAAATTATTTAAACGAAATATTATACAATTCTTACTTTAAAATTGAAATAAAATAAATTTAAAAATAGGTCCGTGAGGTCACGGGGTGGGCATAAAATCTCGTAATACCGAACCTGTTCCAGCAAAATTTAAATCTTAAAACGTCAGGCTCGTCCTGTCCCGTCCCGTTTCATCCCATCCTTATACAACGGGACAGGACACGGGACGGATAATTCAAGTCTCGTTTAAGCTCGTCCCGTCCCGACTATTTTAGTGATTGATTTTGGGTGCGTCTATTGTCACTTTACAAACCACTTTCCTCACCCCATATTCTCTTCACACTTCATTTATATATTTTAAATTGTAAGTCTACTTTGTTCACCCATTTACAATATCTAAAATACCCCTTTTTCAATTAATACTTTGTTCACCCATTTATAATACCTAAAATACACATTTCTCGATTCTACTTTGTTCAACCTACATTTTCTTCTCTATTACTCCATAATTCTGAGTTTTTTGAACTGATGTATGTGTTGTTTATAAATACGGTACAGTTGTCCATTAGAATTTACATACAAAGTCGACATGGAAAATAATGAGTAAATGGATAGACAAAAGCTTCAACAAAGAAAAAAGAGAAGAAAAAAAAAACACTAACAGTTCACCTCATCTTCAAGTTGAATGCTAGCATCTTCGGACATAGAACAACCGAATATGATAAATTTATGTTAGAGTTTATGAAGTACGTACGTGTTCATCAAAATAAAAACAAGAAAAAAACATTTGTAATTTTTAACAACTTATTGTCCCTTGCTGTAATTTTACATCAGGTCTTTTTTATCTTTCAATAAATCAACCACATGTAGGGTGAGCAAAGTAGTTTTTGGGGTGGCAATAGACACCCCTTTGATTTTTTTTATTGATTAAGATATGATTTGAGCATTTCGTTTAATTGTTTTGATCTTAACTCTTTGTTTCTTTAAGTTACTAGGTTGTCTCCAATTCAATAACAATGATGTTTAATACTTTAATCTGTTGGTTATTGTAGACTCTCTTCTTGCACCGTTTAGAGAAAGTAAGCAATATAAACTCTCTTATTAAACCGTGTTGTACTTGTAAATATGTTATAAGTACTTGTTAATACTTAATAAAGTAAAAAACACTATAAAACTATGGAATTGTTTCTTTTGCTTACAAGTTTATCTTCAACCCTTTTTATCTGGGACTAGTCTCGTCCCCGTCCCATCCCGACCGGGATAGGGCCCGGGTGGGATGAAATCTAAAAAACGCAAAGGCCGTTGAGTCCTGATTTCAATGTCCGAGACGGGCCGTGGGATTAGCTTTATCCCATCTCATCCCGTCCCATGCCCAGCCCTATAAAGAACTTCTGATTTCCGGCCAATAAGTCTATACTCGGTGATTTACAAGCTCATTTCAAAAGCTGTGGTGAATAGGATGAAGGGTGTTTTTAGACAAAATTATACCACAGACGAAAAGTGCTTTCGTTCATGGCTATCATATTCACGACAATGTAATCATTGTTTTTGAGGTGGTTCATTTCATTCGGAAGAATGCAGGGAGTAGTGCTTCTAACATTGTGCTCAAGTTAGACATTAACAAGGCTTATGATAGGGTGGAGTGGGGGGTTTTTGGAGAAAATGATGCAAAAATTGGGGTTTGTAGAAAGTTGGGTGAAATTGATAATGCAGTGTGTTTGTTCCACGTCTTTCTCTATTATTTGGGAGGGACAACCTATTGATTTTTTCAAACCAAGTCGAGAGATACGCCATCAAGGGTCAATTGATTTTGGAGTGATGTATCGAAGGAACATTGAGCCAAAGTTATTTGGTTTTTGTGATAGTGACTGAAAGTGGAAGTATGAATGATTCGAAAAACACATCAGGTTATGCCTTTAAAATAGGTTCTAGAGTGTTTTCATGGGGTTCCAGCAAGCAACACAATGTTGCTCTCTTTACAACTGAAGCAGATTATGTGTCTGCAGCTGAAGCTACTTCTTAAGCAATTTGGCTTAGAAGAATTCTTGAAGATTTTGGTGAATTCCAACCTAAAGCAACTCCTCTTTTGTGTGACATCCAATCTGCAATAACTATGACTAAGAATCATGTGTTTCACAACAGAACAAAGCATATTAAAAGGAAGTATCACTTCATTAGGTCTATTGTTGAAGACAAAGAGATTGAAGTTGTTTATTGCAAAACTAAAGATCAAGTGGCTGACATCTTCACCAAAGCTATGCTAAAAGAAAGGTTCACCTATCTCAGAGGATTACTAGGAGTACAACAAGAAGACATTAAGAAGGAGTGTTAGAATTAATGTCTTATTTCTTTACTTTCTA encodes the following:
- the LOC101314853 gene encoding uncharacterized protein C3B8.09-like, with translation MGKRGKSQRNPTKTKFPVEDDDDMDDEVDAFMKQRDIVPLDLDQDVRDSDDDDNEQTVFALQNVDDDEDDEDDDDIPETGLTAKIVRQQKYMRAKFGGGEDEMLDDDDEEDEEEEEKLIWGGRRPKFHGGDNRDFEEKSSDDDSAEEEEKEAERIRREKAKSSTLADFGFEDDSEDESNRELTLGEMSVHGKSEKKSRAIIEVADDMDTAHEEVKKDLNALSMEEQLSVLNNTAPELVGLLAELNDALEELENRVDPILSKVRKGEVMMEGGMRYLEVKQLLLLAYSQAITFYLLLKSEGQQVRDHPVLARLVEIKNLLDKMKKLDENLPSDLEEIINKYNGMEAVMKSVIENAAEASDTFAEGYRPQLVSLEPKEAAVSHNTIEQEKVKSLKDNEKMGKRKRQNDEVGLQSMKMLKVRAALEEKLKQKGLFKSITPRTDRPQKHLKPLNGKLESYDDFDDDPAEGSNHGHASSLSASKVSQLVAANRHKSKIISGDDDLPQRDDIGERRRKHELRVLSGAGIKSEDNDTVSDDGDVEMEGSETGDSEDDVYEQAKQKRAAKLAAKADMLSRPSSDPSLPETVDGKRHITYQMEKNRGLTRARKKLIKNPRKKYKLKHEKKIKNRKGQVREVKKPVGPYGGETSGINPRISRSVRFKS